TGAAATGGATCACAGCTTTACGCGAATCGGACCACGTCGCAGCCTTCGCGCCCTGCGGATTATAGTGGCCGAGTATGTCTATTCAGAGGCAGCGCTTGAGGCGTCCGAACTCTGCAACTGCAACGTAGCGTCCGAGGGCACGTACGATGGTTGCAATCAATCGACTCATTTCTGCGGGCCGAATACACCCGATCCGCCGTATGTCTGCGAGCGCCCGCAGTACCAGGATTGTGGCCTGTTCGACAATCACCCTTGCGACGGCTACTGCATGCCCTATAGTGGTGGGGGTGGGTGCGGCGTGCCGGAGGGATGCATCTAGCGCATCTAGGCGTCAAAGCATTCTGCGGCGGCACCGTCGAAGACGGCTCGACGGTACCGCCTGCGCCTTGGAGAAACGAATGACCCGACGAATCCGGGCGCGCGTTATTGCTGCGATCCTGCTCTTGACGTTCGCGGCGCCAAGCGCTGTTGCTCGTGCAGGGGACAACGGCTACGAGCAGTTCATGTCCTTGACCGCGGAACAACGTCGCGAAGCGTTCGCGCGCCTTCCTGCCGATCAAAAAGCGGCACTGAAACGGACCCATGCGCAGCGGTGGCTTGAAACCCATCGCGCAGAACTATCGGCCGGGCAGGTTGCTGCCGTCGAACAGGCGATCGACTTCGTTACTCCGGAGCTGTACGACGGTCCTCAAACGGAAGAACGCCGCCGTCGCGAGCAAGAGATCAGGAAGAGGCTCGAATGTTCCATCGGGAGAGACCGCGCGGCAGCCGCGTTCGTACTCATGCCGGAGATCCCGCAGCCCACGCCGGAGGGCCTTGGGCGCGTCGTCGATCAGTGGCTGGGCTGGTTTGTTGACTGCGTCATCGGCTAAGTTCCTTGACCTGAGCCTTGGCAACTCGCTGCGCTCAGCGCGCGAAGCTCGCGCACGTGCCGGATCCACGCGATCAGCAGCACGACGCCGACGATGATCAGGCCGGTTGAGAGGCCGACCCACAGCCCCACGACGCCCCAGTGCCGGGGAAACGCGAGCACGTAGCCGAGCGGCAGGCCGACGAGCCAGTGCCCGGCGAAGTTCCACAGCATCGGCGTGCGCGTGTCGCCGACCCCCCTCAGCACGCCGGTCGCGACTCCCTGCAGGCCGTCGAACAGCTGGAAGATCGCCGCCACGCGCAGCAGCACGATGCCGATGGCGATGACGGAGGCGTCCGTGGTGAACGCGCCGATCAACTGGCGGCCGAAGACCACGAAGGTCGCGGCGGCGAGCGCCATGAACCCGACGCCAATCAGCAGCGCCGTCCATCCCGCTCGCGCCGTCCCGGCCGGATCGCGGCGCCCCACGGCGTGGCCGACGCGCACCGCCGCCGCCGACGCGATGCCGAATGGAACCATGAACGAGACGGCGGCCATGTTGAGCGCGATCTGGTGCGCCGCGATGGACGAGGGGGGCAGCTTGCCGGCGAGCGTCGTCGCCGCGGCGAACACGCCGACCTCGAGGACCGCCTGCATGGCCGCGGGGAACCCGAGGCCGACAAGCCTCCGGCAGCGCGCGCGCTCGATGGCCAGCGGCGTGTCGAACAATCCCGTACGGCACCTGCGCTCCGCGATGACGATCGTGGCCAGGAGGAACGCGGCCATGTAGACGCGCGAGATGACCGTCGCCCAGGCCGCGCCGGATACGCCGAGCGCAGGCAACCCGAGCCTGCCGTGGATGAGCAGATAGTTGGCGATGGCGTTGACGACGTTGGCCGAGATCAGCGCCGCCATCACGGGCCTGACCATCGTCAGTGCCTGGAGGTAGCGGCGGAACGCCCCGTAGAGCAGCAGCGGAAGCGACGACCACAAGACGACGTTGAAGTATGCCTGCGTCAGCGGCATGACGCGCGGGTCGAGGCCCCACACGTCGAGCGTCGCGCTGATTCCGATGCAGGCGGCCGTGAGAGGGATCGCGAGAACGACGGCGGCGGCCGTCCCGTGAACGAGCCACGTGTGACACTCGTCCATGCGCGAGGCGCCGAAGGCCTGCGAGACGAGCGTGTCGAGGCCGAGAAGGATCCCGATGCCGAACACGGCGAGCGCCATGAACAGGCTGCTGCCGACGCCGACCGCCCCGATCGCTTCCGGCCCGAGCGGGCCGACCATGAGCGTGTCGACCACGCCCATGAACATCCATCCGAGCTCGGCGAGGACCACCGGCGCCGCGAGCTGCAGCATCGGGCCGAACTCGCGTCGGACGCCGAGACCTCGAAGCATGGGGCGGGTTGTTACCGCCAGGGCATGAGGCGCTCGATCCACTGCACGCGGGTCAGGTCGTTGTAGATGACCGTGACCATGAGCGCCATCAGCACCACGAAGCCGGCGAAGAGCAGCCGCTCCTTGACGCGGATGCTGAAGTCGCGCCGCGCGGCGCCTTCCATCGCCATGATGGCGATGTGGCCGCCGTCGAGGACGGGGATCGGCATCAGGTTCAGCAACCCGAGGTTCAGCGAGATCATCGCCATCAGGTTCAGCAGCGGCACCCACCCGAGTTGGGCGGCGCCGCCGGACAGCTCGGCGATCCCGACAGGACCCATCAGCTGCCTGACAGAGGTCTCGCGCGTGAAGAGGCCCGCGAGCGTGCGGAAGATCAGCCTGGTCCAGTCCCAGTTGCGCTCGAAGCTCATGGCCACCGCCTGCAGCGGTCCCGGCTCGATCGTGCGCACTTCGAAGGCGGTGAGCTGCACGCCGATGCGCTTGCTGCGCGGCGTCGCCACGATCTCGCGCTCCGCGCCGTCGCGGCGGATGGCAAACCGCACGGGACGCCCGTCGCGCGAGCGGATGTGGGTCACGAGATCGTCGTACTGCACGTTGCGGACGCCGTCGACGGCGAGGATGACGTCCCCCTTGCGCAGGCCCGCCTGGTCCGCGGGCTCGCCCGCCGTCACGCCGGCGACCTGCGGGTGCACGAGCGGCTGGATGCCGATGTCGCCGATCTCGTACTTCGTCTGGCCGATCGGCGTGACGATGACCTGCTGTCGAACGCCTTCACGCGTGGCGAGAATGGTGACCTCGCGGCCCGCCTTCGGCAGGATCGCCAGGCTGAAGGCTTCCCAGTCCGGGATGGCCCGGCCGTTGATTTCGAGGATGCGGTCCCCCGCCCGGAGGCCCGCGGCCTCCGCCGGAGACCCCTCGAGCACGCGGCCGATCACGGGCGGCTCCGTCTCGTACGCCGGAACGTCCGCACCCTGGTAGAGCACGAACGCCATCACGACGACGGCGAGCGCGAGGTTCATCATCGGGCCCATGATGTAGACGAGGAAGCGCTCCCACTTGGTGCGCGACATGAACTCGTCCGGGCGCCCGGTGAGCGATTCGTCAGGGTTCTCCCCCGCCATCTTCACGTAGCCGCCGAGCGGAATGGCGCTGATCGCGTACTCGGTGTCGCCGCGGCGAAACTTCAGCAGCTTCGGGCCGAAACCCAGCGAAAACGTCAGCACGCGCACGCCAATCCGGCGCGCCATGAGGAAATGGCCGAGCTCGTGGACGAACACGAGCACGCCAAGAACCAGCAGGAA
This genomic interval from Acidobacteriota bacterium contains the following:
- the rseP gene encoding RIP metalloprotease RseP, translated to MTHLWAFLLVLGVLVFVHELGHFLMARRIGVRVLTFSLGFGPKLLKFRRGDTEYAISAIPLGGYVKMAGENPDESLTGRPDEFMSRTKWERFLVYIMGPMMNLALAVVVMAFVLYQGADVPAYETEPPVIGRVLEGSPAEAAGLRAGDRILEINGRAIPDWEAFSLAILPKAGREVTILATREGVRQQVIVTPIGQTKYEIGDIGIQPLVHPQVAGVTAGEPADQAGLRKGDVILAVDGVRNVQYDDLVTHIRSRDGRPVRFAIRRDGAEREIVATPRSKRIGVQLTAFEVRTIEPGPLQAVAMSFERNWDWTRLIFRTLAGLFTRETSVRQLMGPVGIAELSGGAAQLGWVPLLNLMAMISLNLGLLNLMPIPVLDGGHIAIMAMEGAARRDFSIRVKERLLFAGFVVLMALMVTVIYNDLTRVQWIERLMPWR
- a CDS encoding MATE family efflux transporter, with amino-acid sequence MLRGLGVRREFGPMLQLAAPVVLAELGWMFMGVVDTLMVGPLGPEAIGAVGVGSSLFMALAVFGIGILLGLDTLVSQAFGASRMDECHTWLVHGTAAAVVLAIPLTAACIGISATLDVWGLDPRVMPLTQAYFNVVLWSSLPLLLYGAFRRYLQALTMVRPVMAALISANVVNAIANYLLIHGRLGLPALGVSGAAWATVISRVYMAAFLLATIVIAERRCRTGLFDTPLAIERARCRRLVGLGFPAAMQAVLEVGVFAAATTLAGKLPPSSIAAHQIALNMAAVSFMVPFGIASAAAVRVGHAVGRRDPAGTARAGWTALLIGVGFMALAAATFVVFGRQLIGAFTTDASVIAIGIVLLRVAAIFQLFDGLQGVATGVLRGVGDTRTPMLWNFAGHWLVGLPLGYVLAFPRHWGVVGLWVGLSTGLIIVGVVLLIAWIRHVRELRALSAASCQGSGQGT